The Calditrichota bacterium genome includes a window with the following:
- the carB gene encoding carbamoyl-phosphate synthase (glutamine-hydrolyzing) large subunit, with translation MNSEIKKVLILGSAALKIGEAGEFDYSGSQAIKALKEEGVKTVLINPNIATIQTSEHLADKVYFLPVNVEFVEKIIKKEKPDGILLSFGGQTALNTGLELHEKGILKENNVRVLGTPVQTILETEDRDLFVKRLNEVEIKSARSAVATSDEEAKKIANEIGYPVMVRIAFALGGLGSGICRDEKALLEKCHMAFNHTSQILIEEYLLGWKEVEYEVVRDKYDNCVTVCNMENFDPMGIHTGESIVVAPSQTLSNRDYHLLREVAIKAIKHLGIVGECNIQYAYNPHTEDYRVIEVNARLSRSSALASKATGYPLAFVAAKLALGYGLFELTNAVTKTTNAFFEPALDYVIVKMPRWDLRKFKKVSYRIGSSMKSVGEVMAIGRNFEEALQKAIRMLETGPVGFAGNDEIKFDDHLDDEISQPTDFRLFAIANALRKGYTVEKIHELSHINKWFLHKLANIIQIENELIAEDVKNYEHNFLLKAKQFGFSDKQIAKIKDCDEKIVRDKRHKLNIHPFLRQIDTLAAEYPAQTNYLYLTYNAIENDVQKHDGETVLILGSGAYRIGSSVEFDWCAVNGGRSLREMGYNTIMLNYNPETVSTDYDEFDMLIFDEINLEAVIEVFHLLSPAGTIISMGGQVPNNLAVSLDENNIPVLGTSPKSIDMAENRRKFSDLLDSLSIDQPVWQELSSVDQAFKFAKEAGYPVLVRPSYVLSGAAMAVASNPDELENFLQKAVEISPDHPTVISKFYENAKEIEFDAVAKDGNIMAYAISEHVENAGVHSGDATLVFPPQRTYLETMRRIRLIAKKIAGELKITGPFNMQVLAKNNQVKVIECNVRASRSFPFVSKIIKKNFIGLATRAIMKDNVERMDSSFFEFDYVGVKAPQFSFTRLEGADPVSGVEMASTGEVGCLGEDFHEAYLKSLISVGYRFPIKSILVSSGTIESKAELLESMRIFRDLGVQFFATGGTAKFMSANGFDVQLLHWPLEDKKPNAIDYIKGGLIDMVINIPKNYQKDELTNGYHIRRAAADFNTMLITNRQLVMRLAEALAKYDSHDLQIKSWNEYSH, from the coding sequence ATGAATTCTGAAATAAAAAAAGTATTAATCCTTGGCAGCGCGGCCTTAAAAATTGGCGAGGCCGGTGAATTTGATTATTCCGGTAGTCAGGCCATAAAAGCACTTAAAGAAGAAGGTGTTAAAACGGTTCTGATAAACCCTAATATTGCCACAATTCAAACCTCTGAGCATTTGGCTGATAAAGTATATTTTTTACCTGTAAATGTAGAGTTTGTCGAGAAGATCATAAAAAAAGAAAAACCCGATGGTATCTTGCTCAGCTTTGGTGGACAGACAGCCTTAAATACCGGGCTGGAGCTTCATGAAAAAGGCATCCTAAAAGAGAATAATGTTCGGGTTTTAGGAACGCCTGTTCAAACCATTTTGGAAACTGAAGACCGTGACTTGTTTGTAAAACGACTGAATGAGGTTGAGATAAAAAGCGCCCGTAGCGCTGTGGCGACATCAGATGAAGAAGCAAAAAAGATTGCCAATGAAATCGGTTACCCGGTTATGGTTCGTATTGCTTTTGCCCTTGGAGGCCTTGGTTCCGGAATTTGCCGCGATGAAAAAGCTTTGCTTGAAAAATGCCACATGGCTTTCAACCATACCTCCCAAATTTTAATTGAAGAGTATTTACTTGGTTGGAAAGAAGTGGAATATGAGGTTGTTCGAGATAAATATGATAATTGCGTTACCGTCTGTAACATGGAAAATTTTGACCCGATGGGCATCCATACCGGTGAAAGTATTGTTGTTGCACCAAGCCAGACACTGAGCAACCGCGATTATCATCTTTTGCGTGAAGTGGCCATAAAAGCCATAAAACATCTTGGTATCGTTGGGGAATGCAACATCCAATATGCGTACAATCCACATACTGAGGATTACCGGGTTATTGAAGTGAATGCACGATTATCAAGAAGCTCTGCCCTGGCCTCTAAAGCAACAGGTTATCCGCTGGCATTTGTTGCTGCAAAACTGGCACTTGGCTATGGCCTTTTTGAGCTGACTAATGCTGTAACCAAAACGACCAATGCATTTTTTGAACCTGCTTTGGATTATGTGATTGTAAAAATGCCACGCTGGGATTTACGTAAATTTAAAAAGGTTTCTTATCGAATCGGCTCCAGCATGAAATCCGTTGGCGAGGTAATGGCCATTGGCCGCAATTTTGAAGAAGCGCTGCAAAAAGCAATTCGTATGCTGGAAACAGGCCCGGTTGGTTTCGCAGGAAATGATGAAATTAAATTTGATGATCATCTTGATGATGAAATTAGCCAGCCGACAGACTTTCGTTTGTTTGCCATCGCTAATGCCCTGCGCAAGGGATACACGGTGGAAAAAATTCATGAACTCAGCCATATCAATAAATGGTTTTTGCATAAGCTGGCAAATATTATCCAAATTGAGAATGAATTGATTGCTGAGGATGTTAAAAACTATGAACATAATTTTCTTCTTAAAGCCAAGCAATTTGGTTTCTCCGATAAACAAATCGCCAAAATAAAAGATTGTGATGAAAAAATTGTTCGGGATAAAAGGCATAAATTAAATATCCATCCTTTTTTACGGCAGATTGATACACTGGCTGCGGAGTATCCTGCACAAACCAATTATCTCTATCTCACCTACAATGCCATCGAAAATGATGTGCAGAAACATGATGGTGAAACTGTTTTAATTTTAGGATCGGGCGCATACCGGATTGGCAGCTCTGTGGAGTTTGACTGGTGCGCGGTAAATGGCGGACGATCCTTGCGTGAAATGGGTTACAATACAATCATGCTTAATTATAATCCGGAAACTGTTAGTACAGATTATGATGAATTTGACATGCTCATTTTTGATGAGATAAACCTTGAAGCCGTAATTGAGGTTTTCCATCTGCTTTCACCTGCCGGAACAATTATTTCAATGGGTGGCCAGGTACCAAATAATCTTGCTGTTTCATTAGATGAAAATAATATTCCTGTTTTGGGTACTTCTCCAAAATCGATTGATATGGCTGAAAACCGGCGCAAGTTTTCAGATCTACTTGATAGCCTTTCCATTGATCAGCCTGTATGGCAAGAACTCTCTTCCGTTGACCAGGCATTTAAGTTTGCCAAAGAGGCCGGATATCCTGTCCTTGTTAGACCATCCTATGTTTTAAGTGGTGCCGCAATGGCAGTTGCTTCTAATCCGGATGAGCTTGAAAACTTCCTTCAAAAAGCTGTAGAAATTTCTCCAGATCATCCAACAGTAATTAGCAAATTTTATGAAAATGCCAAGGAGATCGAATTTGATGCGGTAGCAAAAGATGGAAATATCATGGCCTATGCCATCTCGGAACATGTGGAAAATGCAGGTGTGCATTCAGGAGATGCAACGTTGGTTTTTCCGCCTCAACGAACATATCTTGAAACCATGCGCCGCATACGCTTGATTGCAAAAAAAATTGCCGGTGAATTAAAAATAACCGGGCCATTTAATATGCAGGTTCTTGCAAAAAACAACCAGGTAAAAGTAATTGAATGCAATGTACGGGCCTCCCGCAGTTTTCCGTTTGTCTCTAAAATAATTAAAAAGAACTTTATTGGATTGGCAACGCGGGCAATAATGAAAGATAATGTTGAACGAATGGATTCATCCTTTTTTGAATTTGATTATGTCGGTGTAAAAGCGCCACAGTTTTCCTTCACCAGATTGGAAGGAGCTGATCCGGTTTCCGGGGTTGAAATGGCTTCGACGGGAGAAGTTGGCTGCCTGGGCGAAGACTTTCATGAAGCTTATTTGAAATCGCTGATATCCGTGGGTTACAGGTTCCCGATTAAAAGTATACTTGTATCATCCGGGACAATTGAATCCAAAGCAGAGTTGCTTGAATCAATGCGCATTTTTCGTGATTTGGGTGTTCAGTTTTTCGCGACTGGCGGAACAGCCAAATTTATGAGCGCTAATGGATTTGATGTTCAATTACTTCACTGGCCTCTTGAGGATAAAAAACCTAATGCCATCGATTATATTAAGGGTGGTTTGATTGACATGGTTATCAATATTCCAAAGAACTACCAAAAAGATGAGTTAACAAACGGTTATCATATTCGTCGTGCAGCTGCGGATTTTAATACCATGCTTATTACCAACCGCCAGCTTGTTATGCGCCTTGCAGAGGCATTAGCAAAATATGATTCACATGACCTGCAAATAAAAAGCTGGAACGAATATTCGCATTAA
- the carA gene encoding glutamine-hydrolyzing carbamoyl-phosphate synthase small subunit, whose protein sequence is MSQKAIVILEDGSKFEGFVFGYAGSTSGEIVFSTGMIGYTESLTDPSFYGQILTLTFPLIGNYGVGQKSDQYRLSPFESGKIQAKALIVSEYSPQFDHWNAEQSLSDWMKQEKIPGVYGIDTRSLTKHLREKGTMLGKIVIGENDVNYYDPNKENLLDRISIESPQYYGEGNKTIALLDCGCKESILKNVTEHGVRVLRLPWNWDVSSEKVDGLLISSGPGDPQNCTEIVNQIKQAISKELPTFGICLGHQVMAIAAGANTYKLKYGHRSQNQPVIKTGTNKCFITSQNHGFAVDNESLPKDWKPLFTNLNDETNEGLIHESGRFFSVQFHPEAAPGPYDTTFLFNDFLKMVK, encoded by the coding sequence ATGTCCCAAAAAGCAATTGTTATTTTAGAAGACGGAAGCAAATTCGAAGGATTTGTTTTTGGTTATGCAGGATCAACATCGGGCGAAATTGTTTTTAGTACCGGCATGATCGGCTACACTGAATCATTAACCGATCCATCATTTTATGGTCAAATCCTGACGTTGACATTCCCACTAATCGGCAATTATGGAGTTGGACAAAAATCCGATCAATACCGGCTTAGCCCATTTGAATCAGGAAAAATACAAGCCAAAGCATTGATTGTTTCTGAATACTCGCCACAGTTTGATCACTGGAATGCAGAACAAAGCTTATCCGATTGGATGAAGCAGGAAAAAATCCCGGGAGTTTATGGCATTGACACCCGCTCTTTAACCAAGCACCTCAGGGAAAAAGGTACAATGCTTGGCAAGATTGTGATCGGTGAGAATGATGTTAATTACTATGATCCAAATAAAGAAAACCTGTTAGATAGAATCAGTATCGAATCACCACAATACTATGGTGAAGGAAACAAAACAATTGCACTGCTTGATTGTGGATGTAAAGAATCCATTTTAAAAAATGTTACAGAACATGGTGTTAGGGTTTTACGCTTACCTTGGAATTGGGATGTATCTTCAGAAAAAGTTGATGGATTATTAATCTCCAGCGGCCCGGGTGATCCACAAAACTGTACTGAAATAGTAAATCAGATTAAACAAGCTATAAGCAAAGAGCTGCCAACTTTTGGAATTTGTCTTGGCCATCAGGTAATGGCTATTGCCGCCGGCGCAAATACATATAAGTTGAAATATGGCCATAGAAGCCAAAACCAACCTGTAATTAAAACGGGAACAAACAAGTGTTTTATAACATCACAGAACCATGGATTTGCTGTGGATAATGAATCACTTCCCAAAGATTGGAAACCATTATTTACAAATTTGAATGATGAAACAAATGAAGGTTTGATTCATGAATCAGGCCGGTTTTTCAGTGTTCAGTTCCACCCGGAAGCCGCTCCGGGGCCTTATGACACAACCTTTCTTTTTAATGATTTTTTAAAAATGGTAAAGTGA
- a CDS encoding cob(I)yrinic acid a,c-diamide adenosyltransferase — MKIYTGYGDEGKTALFGGETVKKNHLRVEMYGTLDELNSLLGLLRNKNNDDDVDAILKNIQNELFTYGSEIATPKAAKLDQFTDHISETHISALENAIDKLSEKVPPLKQFILPGGSEAACYAHQSRTVCRRAERMLIKLAEEIEIRGQLIIYLNRLSDLFFVIARYQNVINSVDDTVWDGIRKPKK; from the coding sequence ATGAAAATTTACACTGGCTATGGTGACGAAGGGAAAACTGCTTTATTTGGTGGTGAAACCGTTAAGAAGAACCATTTGCGTGTTGAGATGTACGGAACACTGGATGAATTGAACTCTCTTTTAGGGCTTCTGCGAAACAAAAATAATGATGATGATGTAGACGCAATTCTAAAAAATATTCAGAATGAACTGTTTACTTATGGTTCAGAAATAGCCACACCAAAAGCAGCAAAATTGGATCAGTTTACCGATCATATCTCCGAAACACATATTAGTGCACTGGAAAATGCAATTGATAAGCTATCTGAAAAAGTGCCACCACTAAAACAATTTATCTTGCCCGGTGGATCTGAAGCAGCCTGTTATGCACATCAGTCGCGTACAGTTTGCCGCCGTGCAGAGAGAATGCTTATAAAGCTTGCCGAAGAAATTGAAATCCGTGGCCAGCTTATTATTTATTTAAATCGTTTAAGTGATTTATTCTTTGTAATTGCCAGGTATCAAAATGTTATCAACAGTGTTGATGACACAGTTTGGGATGGCATTCGAAAACCAAAAAAATAG
- a CDS encoding T9SS type A sorting domain-containing protein produces the protein MTWILSLFLMLLSCTYLFSFENSPQKTSAIPAGYYDSASGLTGTSLKSALHYIINDHTRYPYTSGSTDVWDILMDTDEDTTNSSNVILLYTGRSQAKTFNSSGNNDPDAWNREHTWPKSHGFPSENDTAYTDVHHLRPTDASVNSDRGNKDFDNGGSQHSEATGCFTDSDSWEPRDEVKGDVARMIFYMAVRYENDGNYDLEMSEVIPTSGPNLAKESVLLQWHADDPPDAWEKQRHEKIYSYQNNRNPFIDHPEYATDIWGGAVIKAEPSNHPTSFSATGNGLSIDLSWTDATGAVLPDKYLIKASSSGLGAISDPVDGTAESSDADLSDGTGSANVSQGTQSYSFSGLSATTTYYFKIYSYTNSGANIDYKTDATVQTASATTGTTPSVSDLFISEYIEGLSNNKYLEIYNGTGSSVNLSGYDVQIFYNGSSSAGNTISLSGTVAHDDVFVIANSLATFWGGTPDQTSNDLTFNGNDVVVLRESSVDLDKIGVVGETANLYKDKTLRRKSSVSDPVTVYDSAEWDDLAITYSDLGQHTSDSSLPVELVSFLANFGDGQILLTWKTASEINNLGFIIMRKEGNSPEFEVIASFKTDDGLVGLGTSSIGGEYYFTDSDIFLNEKYSYQLWDVSYDGASELNAEIDVESVNKNISQFKNHILPKSTILYNNFPNPFNPTTKIGFDLVSSATVQLDIFDISGKHVKNAFRGFLNSGSYETTWNGKNDSGQLVSSGIYIYKLTSNHLSLSKRMLLLR, from the coding sequence ATGACATGGATACTATCTCTCTTTTTAATGCTGTTGAGTTGTACATACCTTTTCTCGTTTGAAAACTCACCTCAAAAAACAAGTGCTATTCCGGCCGGATATTATGATAGTGCTTCCGGTTTAACAGGCACTTCTTTAAAATCAGCCTTGCACTATATTATTAACGACCATACACGTTATCCATACACATCCGGTTCAACCGATGTTTGGGATATTTTAATGGACACGGATGAAGACACTACAAATTCCAGCAATGTAATCCTGCTTTATACCGGGCGCTCTCAAGCCAAGACTTTTAACAGCAGCGGCAATAATGATCCTGATGCATGGAACCGTGAACATACATGGCCAAAATCGCATGGCTTTCCCAGTGAAAACGATACAGCTTACACCGATGTGCATCATTTACGGCCAACCGATGCTTCTGTTAACTCAGATCGTGGCAACAAAGATTTTGATAATGGTGGTTCACAGCATTCTGAGGCAACAGGTTGTTTTACAGACAGTGATTCCTGGGAGCCGCGTGATGAAGTTAAAGGCGATGTGGCGCGAATGATTTTTTACATGGCTGTTCGTTATGAAAATGATGGCAACTATGATTTGGAGATGTCTGAGGTTATTCCAACCAGTGGGCCAAATCTTGCCAAAGAAAGCGTACTTTTACAATGGCATGCCGATGATCCACCCGATGCATGGGAAAAACAGCGTCACGAAAAAATTTACAGCTATCAAAACAACCGCAATCCATTTATCGATCATCCGGAGTATGCAACGGATATTTGGGGTGGCGCTGTAATCAAGGCAGAGCCTTCAAATCATCCAACAAGTTTTAGCGCAACAGGGAATGGGCTAAGTATAGATTTGAGTTGGACTGATGCCACAGGCGCGGTTTTGCCGGATAAATATTTAATCAAGGCAAGTTCATCGGGATTGGGCGCAATTTCAGATCCAGTTGACGGGACTGCCGAATCATCCGATGCTGATCTTTCCGATGGAACAGGCTCGGCTAATGTTAGCCAGGGAACTCAATCCTATTCATTCTCAGGATTATCTGCAACAACAACTTATTATTTCAAGATTTATTCGTACACTAATTCCGGAGCAAATATCGATTATAAAACAGATGCCACAGTCCAGACGGCAAGTGCAACAACAGGCACAACTCCTTCTGTTTCAGATCTGTTTATTTCAGAATACATTGAGGGTTTAAGCAATAATAAATATCTGGAAATCTATAATGGAACGGGTAGCTCTGTAAATTTAAGCGGCTACGATGTTCAGATTTTTTATAATGGCAGTTCTTCGGCAGGCAATACAATTAGCCTTAGTGGAACAGTTGCCCATGATGATGTTTTTGTAATAGCGAATTCACTTGCTACATTTTGGGGTGGAACACCGGACCAGACTTCAAACGATTTAACATTTAATGGGAATGATGTTGTAGTTCTGAGGGAAAGCAGTGTTGACCTGGATAAAATTGGTGTGGTCGGTGAAACGGCCAATCTTTATAAAGATAAAACCTTGCGGCGTAAATCTTCTGTGAGCGATCCGGTGACTGTTTATGATTCTGCAGAGTGGGATGATCTGGCTATTACCTACAGTGATCTTGGTCAGCATACATCCGATTCATCTTTGCCAGTGGAATTGGTTTCGTTTTTGGCAAACTTCGGGGATGGACAGATTTTATTAACATGGAAAACAGCCTCAGAAATAAATAATCTTGGATTTATTATTATGCGCAAAGAGGGCAATAGCCCGGAATTTGAAGTGATCGCATCGTTTAAAACAGATGATGGTTTAGTAGGCCTTGGGACATCGTCTATAGGAGGGGAATACTATTTCACAGATAGTGATATTTTTTTAAATGAAAAATATAGTTATCAGCTCTGGGATGTATCCTACGATGGGGCGAGTGAATTAAACGCAGAAATTGATGTGGAATCTGTGAATAAAAATATCAGCCAATTTAAAAATCATATTTTGCCCAAATCAACAATACTTTATAATAATTTTCCAAATCCATTTAACCCGACTACAAAAATTGGTTTTGATTTAGTTTCTTCCGCAACAGTCCAACTGGATATTTTTGACATTTCAGGAAAACATGTAAAAAATGCCTTCAGAGGTTTTCTAAACTCTGGTAGTTATGAAACAACCTGGAACGGAAAAAATGATTCAGGACAACTGGTAAGCTCCGGAATATATATCTATAAGTTAACCTCAAATCATTTGTCACTCAGCAAACGCATGTTGCTTTTAAGGTAA
- a CDS encoding T9SS type A sorting domain-containing protein — translation MFKILSYPIIYADISLMLLNKFSYKKLLPAWIILLIVPGFTVNQNYPGNYEKTNSIPAGYYDSASGKTGVALNNALHQIIKNHTKFPYTSTSTDVWDILMDTDEDTTNANNVILLYSGRSQDKSLNGSLGPDGDYWNREHVWSKSHGFPNESDTAYTDVHHLRPCDASINSSRSNKDFDNGGTAHSEATGCFSDSDSWEPRDEVKGDVARMMFYMEVRYENDGNYDLELQESIPSSGPNFAKLSVLQAWHQQDPVDNWEIIRNDKIFGYQGNRNPFIDHPEYVDLIWGSSGVKGEPTNHANSFSASPVGTTINLSWTDAIGDTLPDFYLIKASTVNFAAINDPTDATSEADDEDLSDGGGAKNVSYGVKSFSFTNLNPNTTYYFKIYSYSNSASNINYKTDGTIETTSALSGEASETADDLFISEYVEGSSGSNKYLEIYNGTGGSVDLGIYDIQIYFNGSTSAGTTISLSGTILQNDAFVIAHSSATNWPGSADLSSGSLSFNGNDAVVLRKNSSDLDIIGQIGNGSNLYNDRTLQRSSSVTGPVAIYNSSEWSDLAESYDDLGQHTFDSALPVELISFRGNYFRDQIALVWQTASEVDNAGFILEKSENNGPFHEIASWRNNDDLVGLGTSSQSQTYTFTDFEIREGDIYIYRLWDEDFAGSKQLNAEITVVASIEIKFVDQQFLPESTSLLSNYPNPFNPITYIPFELVKATSPKILIHDIQGRLIKEFLLGDLGIGRFEITWDGTNNLLQHVSSGIYIYTLVTENFNQSRRMLLLR, via the coding sequence TTGTTTAAAATTCTTAGTTACCCGATTATTTATGCCGATATTTCTTTAATGCTATTAAACAAATTTTCATATAAAAAACTACTTCCTGCCTGGATTATTTTATTGATTGTTCCCGGTTTTACCGTAAATCAAAACTATCCTGGAAATTACGAAAAGACTAATTCAATTCCTGCCGGATATTATGACAGTGCTTCCGGTAAAACAGGCGTAGCGTTAAATAATGCCTTACATCAAATCATAAAGAATCATACAAAATTTCCATACACTTCAACTTCTACCGATGTATGGGATATTTTGATGGACACAGATGAAGACACCACAAACGCCAACAATGTAATCTTGCTTTACAGTGGACGTTCCCAGGACAAAAGCCTTAACGGCAGTCTTGGCCCGGATGGTGACTATTGGAATCGGGAACATGTCTGGTCAAAATCACATGGTTTTCCAAATGAATCGGATACTGCCTACACAGACGTTCATCATTTGCGCCCATGCGATGCCTCGATAAATAGTTCAAGAAGTAATAAGGATTTTGATAATGGCGGTACAGCCCATTCTGAAGCAACAGGTTGTTTTAGTGATTCTGACTCCTGGGAACCTCGTGATGAAGTAAAAGGTGATGTTGCACGAATGATGTTTTATATGGAAGTCCGTTATGAAAATGATGGCAACTATGATCTTGAATTGCAGGAATCAATTCCCAGCAGCGGACCTAATTTTGCAAAACTCTCGGTTCTTCAGGCATGGCACCAACAAGACCCGGTAGATAATTGGGAAATTATACGCAACGACAAAATTTTTGGCTATCAAGGTAACCGCAATCCTTTTATAGATCATCCGGAATATGTGGATTTGATTTGGGGAAGTTCCGGCGTAAAAGGTGAACCAACAAATCACGCAAATAGTTTTTCTGCAAGCCCTGTAGGAACAACAATTAACTTATCCTGGACTGACGCCATTGGCGATACATTGCCGGACTTCTATCTGATAAAAGCTTCAACAGTAAATTTTGCAGCGATTAACGATCCAACAGACGCAACTAGCGAAGCTGATGACGAAGATTTATCTGACGGTGGTGGCGCAAAAAATGTATCGTACGGTGTAAAAAGCTTTTCTTTTACAAATCTTAACCCGAACACGACTTATTATTTTAAGATCTACTCTTACTCCAACAGCGCCTCCAATATTAATTATAAGACGGATGGTACGATTGAAACAACCTCTGCATTAAGTGGAGAGGCGAGTGAAACTGCAGATGACTTATTTATTTCTGAATATGTAGAGGGAAGCAGTGGTTCTAACAAATATCTTGAAATTTATAATGGTACCGGTGGCAGTGTAGATTTAGGTATTTATGATATTCAAATCTATTTCAATGGAAGCACTAGCGCCGGAACTACAATTAGCCTTTCGGGAACAATTTTGCAGAATGATGCTTTTGTGATCGCCCATTCATCCGCAACAAATTGGCCCGGTTCTGCAGATTTGTCCTCAGGAAGTTTAAGTTTTAACGGAAATGATGCGGTTGTTCTACGAAAAAACAGCTCTGACCTTGACATAATTGGGCAAATAGGTAATGGCTCCAATTTGTATAATGACCGCACTTTGCAGCGCAGTTCCAGCGTTACCGGACCGGTAGCAATTTATAACAGTTCAGAATGGTCCGATCTTGCAGAAAGTTATGATGATTTAGGACAACATACTTTTGATTCAGCATTGCCTGTGGAATTGATTTCATTTAGAGGAAATTATTTTCGGGACCAAATTGCGTTGGTCTGGCAAACAGCCTCTGAAGTTGATAACGCCGGATTTATTTTAGAGAAATCTGAGAATAATGGCCCGTTTCATGAGATTGCCTCATGGAGAAATAATGATGATCTAGTTGGACTTGGTACTTCTTCACAAAGCCAAACATATACTTTTACCGATTTTGAAATCCGTGAAGGCGATATTTACATTTACCGTTTGTGGGATGAGGATTTTGCAGGTTCTAAACAATTGAATGCGGAAATCACAGTTGTTGCATCAATTGAAATCAAATTTGTTGATCAGCAATTCTTGCCCGAATCTACAAGTTTATTGTCCAACTATCCAAATCCGTTCAATCCAATCACCTACATTCCATTTGAATTGGTCAAGGCAACTTCTCCAAAAATATTGATTCATGATATCCAGGGCAGGCTAATTAAAGAATTTCTTTTGGGTGATCTGGGAATAGGGCGTTTTGAAATTACCTGGGATGGGACAAATAATTTGCTCCAACATGTAAGCTCTGGTATTTATATTTATACTTTGGTTACAGAAAATTTTAACCAAAGCCGGCGCATGTTACTTCTGCGATAA
- a CDS encoding nucleoside deaminase: protein MDKFMQVAIEEAEKGLEEGGIPIGSVLVYKNKIIGRGHNRRIQSGSPTLHGEMDALENAGRQSAEIYRQCTLYTTLSPCSMCSGAILLYKIPTVIIGENNTFLGEEKLLKSRGVNIKVLQDKLCIELITNFIKDKPELWNEDIGV from the coding sequence TTGGATAAATTCATGCAGGTAGCAATTGAAGAAGCCGAGAAGGGCTTAGAGGAAGGTGGAATTCCCATTGGCTCTGTGCTGGTTTATAAAAATAAAATAATCGGCCGAGGCCACAACCGCCGTATTCAATCGGGCAGCCCAACACTTCATGGAGAAATGGATGCCCTGGAAAATGCCGGAAGACAATCTGCTGAAATATACCGGCAATGCACTCTTTACACCACACTTTCACCCTGCTCAATGTGTTCCGGTGCTATTTTACTCTACAAAATACCAACTGTTATAATCGGTGAAAATAATACCTTTTTGGGTGAAGAAAAATTGCTTAAATCCCGCGGAGTGAATATAAAAGTTCTTCAAGATAAATTGTGCATTGAACTTATAACCAATTTTATTAAAGATAAACCTGAGCTTTGGAATGAAGATATTGGAGTGTAA